Genomic window (Helianthus annuus cultivar XRQ/B chromosome 3, HanXRQr2.0-SUNRISE, whole genome shotgun sequence):
TttaataattttctttttcttgtaagaccctaatacgtatttgactaaaagtcgcagcgaaagttcaagccataaactttctttcattataaacaccttaacttatttaaaaattaactttaacataactctttcacataaatccatcaatcgacttatttactaagtagaaacatagcttatgtttactacattatatacatcaacgttcccgtacaatctcactagtgactcgatcctcgatctctgttccttgatgatcctcatgactcgtactacctgcgctcaccacattaaattcataacattagtacgcattataaacatacaagatttattcacgtttactttttgttccgttaattctttacatcccagctttccatttgatcgtacattccgtggtgagactttctcattgtacctgcgttacacttcgttcacaaggcacactattattatcgtcaatactcaatttcattgaatacatgcgtatatactttcatacatacttacatatgtgcatccgttcacacataactgcttacaaacctacgtacctacattcatacgtacgttcctacatacgtgcatacctacatacatacatacatacatacattcatacataccacttatattcacacatacatacatacataccttcatacgtatctacttaaggaaattcttaacttagaatcccacatttaggtaccatattactacatattctttaggatcccacctttgggtaccatattactacatattctttaggatcccacctttgggtaccatattactacatattctttaggatcccacctttgggtaccatattactacatattctttaggatcccacctttgggtaccatattactacatattctttaggatcccacctttgggtaccatattactacatgttctgtaggatcccacctttgggtaccatattactacatattctttaggatcccacctttgggtaccatattactacatattctttaggatcccacctttgggtaccatattactacatattctttaggatcccacctttgggtaccatattactacatattctttaggatcccacctttgggtaccatattactacatgttctgtaggatcccacctttgggtaccatattactacatattctttaggatcccacctttgggtaccatattactacatattctttaggatcccacctttgggtaccatattactacatattctttaggatcccacctttgggtaccatattactacatattctttaggatctcacctttgggtaccatattactacatattctttaggatcccacctttgggtaccatattactacatgttctgtaggatcccacctttgggtaccatattactacatattctttaggatcccacctttgggtaccatattactacatgttctgtaggatcccacctttgggtaccatattactacatattctttaggatcccacctttgggtaccatattactacatattctttaggatcccacctttgggtaccatattactacatattctttaggatcccacctttgggtaccatattactacatattctttaggatcccacctttgggtaccatattactacatgttctttaggatcccacctttgggtaccctacccgtcggcgacgccctctagtttttgcagttttctgcaggttcgttacgtcgtccgtacgcactaaaacgcacgtaacttttgaaccgtttacccgtttgacctcccgcttcttcctacatgcttgtaaattcacattctatcatatgaacttaaaatcttacctccggattacggaaatccttaacttacatatattcgacttaactattttctaattatttgacccgttaagggtattcgcgcattaattggtctatgactgaccaaaccatcatccccacttccatacttgtccaaaacattactctaatcgaataacttgcttctaaaccacttttaagttcgtttaccccaaaatacccatcatgggcattttggtcaaccttaaacccatcatttacgacgaaagactttaacacatatttgacctcaaacatcatatttaattcattacaacactttattacttacttgtactacgaagtgattacggaaatcacttaccttgtgcattcgtgttcataaccgcttccttgcctcatcttgacccgttggccttccatgcttggtccatgctagtgtggttcctattctttcatgccgtcatgccataataatgttagtatttatacttattcatattaacatacatttttccaactcttatctacattgacttccactaacacgcatacgacatgatttgtcaaccacttagatcatattaatgacatcatattaatttcatacataatgtcgTATAACACATACAACTATATGATCGCCTAGTCGCttacacaatatacacatacttatgctttcttaactctacattcgacaaccgcatTGTTCGACATTCGCACAATCAAATTATCATCTTACATATGTACACGACATAAttccaacattatcacttatcaataaactacgcatcacatattcgtacacatttgctctcaatcaccatgaatcaaatgcataaagtatatggcgagcattacatcattgggacataaggtacaagttcctaatgcataattttaccaaaccatacattcaaatccgaattctcataatgactccaccttaagcatacttaacttattattttgctaatggctacaccataagcaccttctatacataattacccataactttcatacaatttcacaaattttgctctcttaggcatttcatcgaacacttggcggatgtactactaacaaaacattatgtacaagcattctttgcaaattcttactaactcatatcaagatcatcaaattccactagaatcatgtaattttcatactatacccaaattaactgaccatcactcattacatacaacatcatacatcaatcttacacaacaaatgaacatgcatgattatccatatcatcatcttcactaccacaagtgggtttcatccaaaatcatcaaattacttagaatcttgcatagttcatgttctataatgtgattctaacacatctacatgatcaatttcatacaatttcatggattgaccataacccacttcatagcaagatcatcaaatcataaaatacaacttaccacatgtttgttagggctagatcatcaagaaaacgagttcatgcatcggatttgagcctaatttccttgtcaatttgaagctttcttgagaactagggtttcacccctttttTTCTTCTCCCTGATCGTTCTCACGCACACACCCATCTAGTGTGTGTgagattttgtttttaattaaattcagATTCATATTTGGCAACCTTAGTCCCTCATGttctctcttatttatttaacccCCATTATTTTCCATTCTCAATTGATAGCCAACACTATCTAACCAAGTTAGATAGCTTGGTTATTTGTGAAATATCCCACTTAACTAATAAATCCTACTTACTTATGCCAACCAAATAAAatgtccaaataaaatatttagacccgagttttggggcgttacaaatctaccctccttaaaagaggtttcgtccccgaaaccttgctCATTCTTACTCTTACCCTCCTTTCTTTGTACTCATTTAGAGTGCGTAATACAATACGAATATATTCACGATCTTGGCTAAAATTTTACTCATAATTGAGTATACTTGTACGCTTTGTCCCTACTTTCTTAAATTAAGCAAACTTTACCTTCACAAACACAGGAACGGTCAGAAACTTATCCAGAGCCCTTACTAGTGTCATTTTCACTTTTGTGATTTATTTCATTCTATTATTGTATCATATACCTTGTTTCATTCTGCTCACCACGAGCAAATCCTATCATCCCGTTACTAAAGTCCTTTCTACTTACATTTCACCTTCATAGAAGGGTCGACGTATCATTATACGCATATCATAGACTTTCGATATACCAATTCTTACTCATCTAACATAAGTTAAACTTTTTACTGACCTCATCTCATATCATCAATCGACGATCCGCAACCCAGACCGATCCGCATTCTTCCCGAGTACTAGCCATACCaggctagatttcattcatccgcgtaatgcgctttcgcccgtgcacatccttccaccaattcatttggtttcatcacatcaatAGTTCCTAACATTATAATCTAAAATTTTAGCGGTTAGCACATTTCATTCGGGCATTCATTATACTAGGTGATTACTCACctatatttccttttttttttaacgtCCTACGTACAAACTTTAACACATTTCGCAATTCATTCCTTACATGAAATTCTTTTATTCTGGTTCCTCATTTCAtcaacctttgcagtttgacctTTCCAGGTCGGACTGTCATTTCTTACTTACCATAGATGTATTGAGGTACTCTTCAtacttctttccattcatgcttacctgcaaagacattcattacatcatttCGGTATTCTTAACAAAACTTACCCTTCTTGTTCGTACTTAAATCATTATCCGGGTCGTAGCCCGTAATTCATTATGACTCCTAAGAGTCAATtactaacacatttaacacataacttgttcgaacttctttctttcgctttaaaatttaggtttgcatgcccactacgatcattcttttgtttattactttacatTTACCCGTATGACTCGTTTGACACAACCACGGTCAAACTGTCGACACATTGTGATGTGGACTAATTTCATCCTTTTCATATTTTAAATCCGTCCCGCGAACTCAAACGTCACCTTCATGCCTTTTATTGctttcatgttttgaatccgtctagcggttccaaacataccattcatacattttcttcctttcGTACTTTAGATCCTTTTCGCGGATTTAAACATTTCACTTACATCatccattcacatctttcattcattacacgtgctgaatccgtctcacagattcaaacatatcattttctgcatttcattccttgaatccatcttgcggattcaaacattgcattttacacctttcattctttgaatccgtctcgcggattcaaacatttcatttataccctgttgatccgtactttcttacggattcaacattcttcatttttatcactcatacttttcattcctacatagtactctcaatttcccgagagccttactacccacttcacccgcacgcccacctgctacccaattctaacggacacacctgcgataattaccacggtctcacgaatgtcatatgcttcttgcgtactggccaggtgcgcaattcacatactaattccgtgccatcaggtaatcatcgccttatgtccgcattagtgggtctcagttcgtgctacattttttttttaaattttaccaagacaatatcattgtcttccgtttagtacttaccctcccaaggagacttcttcctttttcttttaacaacggtacccatacatatcaacattgtgtacctggggtccgtctgtccattcgcatccttaactgccttagcatccaccttagactgcattcacggatcatcctctccaaacttttaagcttaccttgcacatagcaaaccgttagcttctccatatgaatacatacatatacgttttcataccatttctacctttagatcttgatcgagtcatggattgtacaggttccttatcacaagagcacataggtttgagttcaagtacctaccttctcgtacttgattccctcaaaccagggctctgataccaacttgtaagaccctaatacgtatttgactaaaagtcgcagcggaagttcaagccataaactttctttcattataaacaccttaacttatttaaaaattaactttaacataactctttcacataaatccatcaatcgacttatttactaagtagaaacatagcttatgtttactacattatatacatcaacgttcccgtacaatctcactagtgactcgatcctcgatctctgttccttgatgatcctcatgactcgtactacctgcgctcaccacattaaattcataacattagtacgcattataaacatacaagatttattcacgtttactttttgttccgttaattctttacatcccagctttccatttgatcgtacattccgtggtgagactttctcattgtacctgcgttacacttcgttcacaaggcacactattattatcgtcaatactcaatttcattgaatacatgcgtatatactttcatacatacttacatatgtgcatccgttcacacataactgcttacaaacctacgtacctacattcatacgtacgttcctacatacgtgcatacctacatacatacatacatacatacatacattcatacataccacttatattcacacatacatacatacataccttcatacgtatctacttaaggaaattcttaacttagaatcccacatttaggtaccatattactacatattctttaggatcccacctttgggtaccatattactacatattctttaggatcccacctttgggtaccatattactacatattctttaggatcccacctttgggtaccatattactacatattctttaggatcccacctttgggtaccatattactacatattctttaggatcccacctttgggtaccatattactacatgttctgtaggatcccacctttgggtaccatattactacatattctttaggatcccacctttgggtaccatattactacatattctttaggatcccacatttgggtaccatattactacatattctttaggatcccacctttgggtaccatattactacatattctttaggatcccacctttgggtaccatattactacatattctttaggatcccacctttgggtaccatattactacatgttctgtaggatcccacctttgggtaccatattactacatattctttaggatcccacctttgggtaccatattactacatattctttaggatcccacctttgggtaccatattactacatattctttaggatcccacctttgggtaccatattactacatattctttaggatctcacctttgggtaccatattactacatattctttaggatcccacctttgggtaccatattactacatgttctgtaggatcccacctttgggtaccatattactacatattctttaggatcccacctttgggtaccatattactacatgttctgtaggatcccacctttgggtaccatattactacatattctttaggatcccacctttgggtaccatattactacatattctttaggatcccacctttgggtaccatattactacatattctttaggatcccacctttgggtaccatattactacatattctttaggatcccacctttgggtaccatattactacatgttctttaggatcccacctttgggtaccctacccgtcggcgacgccctctagtttttgcagttttctgcaggttcgttacgtcgtccgtacgcactaaaacgcacgtaacttttgaaccgtttacccgtttgacctcccgcttcttcctacatgcttgtaaattcacattctatcatatgaacttaaaatcttacctccggattacggaaatccttaacttacatatattcgacttaactattttctaattatttgacccgttaagggtattcgcgcattaattggtctatgactgaccaaaccatcatccccacttccatacttgtccaaaacattactctaatcgaataacttgcttctaaaccacttttaagttcgtttaccccaaaatacccatcatgggcattttggtcaaccttaaacccatcatttacgacgaaagactttaacacatatttgacctcaaacatcatatttaattcattacaacactttattacttacttgtactacgaagtgattacggaaatcacttaccttgtgcattcgtgttcataaccgcttccttgcctcatcttgacccgttggccttccatgcttggtccatgctagtgtggttcctattctttcatgccgtcatgccataataatgttagtatttatacttattcatattaacatacatttttccaactcttatctacattgacttccactaacacgcatacgacatgatttgtcaaccacttagatcatattaatgacatcatattaatttcatacataatgtcgTATAACACATACAACTATATGATCGCCTAGTCGCttacacaatatacacatacttatgctttcttaactctacattcgacaaccgcatTGTTCGACATTCGCACAATCAAATTATCATCTTACATATGTACACGACATAAttccaacattatcacttatcaataaactacgcatcacatattcgtacacatttgctctcaatcaccatgaatcaaatgcataaagtatatggcgagcattacatcattgggacataaggtacaagttcctaatgcataattttaccaaaccatacattcaaatccgaattctcataatgactccaccttaagcatacttaacttattattttgctaatggctacaccataagcaccttctatacataattacccataactttcatacaatttcacaaattttgctctcttaggcatttcatcgaacacttggcggatgtactactaacaaaacattatgtacaagcattctttgcaaattcttactaactcatatcaagatcatcaaattccactagaatcatgtaattttcatactatacccaaattaactgaccatcactcattacatacaacatcatacatcaatcttacacaacaaatgaacatgcatgattatccatatcatcatcttcactaccacaagtgggtttcatccaaaatcatcaaattacttagaatcttgcatagttcatgttctataatgtgattctaacacatctacatgatcaatttcatacaatttcatggattgaccataacccacttcatagcaagatcatcaaatcataaaatacaacttaccacatgtttgttagggctagatcatcaagaaaacgagttcatgcatcggatttgagcctaatttccttgtcaatttgaagctttcttgagaactagggtttcacccctttttTTCTTCTCCCTGATCGTTCTCACGCACACACCCATCTAGTGTGTGTgagattttgtttttaattaaattcagATTCATATTTGGCAACCTTAGTCCCTCATGttctctcttatttatttaacccCCATTATTTTCCATTCTCAATTGATAGCCAACACTATCTAACCAAGTTAGATAGCTTGGTTATTTGTGAAATATCCCACTTAACTAATAAATCCTACTTACTTATGCCAACCAAATAAAatgtccaaataaaatatttagacccgagttttggggcgttacatttCTAATATTACTGATACCATTCGAACAACATCAGTATCGGTGCCGTATAACAAcgatatagtttttttttgtaaaatcaCGTCGATTACCCTTTTTTcgttttttattaatatataatgCTTTACTAAATTCTAAATATGTTATGTATTCAATAAAATTTCTATTCGAACGGGTCAAATATTGTTGATTTTTTTATCGTCACAAGCCGAACAAATACCGACAAACAACACCGACACATGTACCGtttttgtttttatggttttcttgACATGGCTGTATAAAgtataaaatttgttaaatatagaTTTGTattcaaaaataatgtattttttgGTATCGTAACATATATCAAGTGTCGGAACTGACCGAACAACAACGTTACTAGTACGAATATCGTTTTCATAGTTTttaatccatatatatatataacaggtGTCGTTTACTGTAGCGAGTTCGGTATCCTACTGTAATGAACCGAATCAATACTACCTAAAAGTCCGCCGCAAATCCTGGGAGAATCCAACTACTATATATCTAAAACATAAATCAGCGTATCAAGGTCATTTTGTAATTAAATTTGCTATTTTAATTCTTTACACGTGTAATCATATGTTTTGCATGAATCTTACTTTTTTTTGAACCACACATGAATTTTATTTGGTACGTGTAATCGTATGTGTTGAATGAATCTTACTTTTTTTTGAatgaatctttttttttttttttgaacaaaacATGAATTTTATTTGGTACGTATAATCATATGTGTTGCATAaatcttattttttttaacgacaCATGAATTTTATTTGGTAGCATTTGTTTCAAATgtgtaatattattatttttttcagttGAATTACAAATGAAATTGCCATTCAAAAAATTTCAAATGAAACAATAGCATTCTCATATTAAAATAATGTTATttcaaaaaaataattttttttatctcTTAAAGTCTAACATTTCACATAgattataaataacatattttataCATCTTTCAAGAGGAAAACATAATATTAGAAAAAAATGTTTTCCTCATCATGAATTGTTAACATTTTCTAAGAAAcggtttttttttaattggttagTAAAAAAATGTTCAACTTCGAACTAAACCTTACTAAATAAATTATTAATAACAGAAAATGGATTAACTATGTTTAACTATTATCGTTATATTTCATTACCTTATTTACATTTTCAATAATACAACATTTGAAAAtagattaaaaaacaaaatataaaaaataaggATGATGTGAAATtgtaagtatttttttttttgaaagacaaATTTGGATCAATGACGGAATACTGGAGTATAATTGTACCACCTGTGAAACCACCtaatcatatccatctccactagacatAATATCTATACACTAATTCAAAAGAAAACCCATGAGAAAACCCTTGCATTCATGATGGTCTAATACGTAATCAACCTACGTGAACACTTGCCATTGGATATAGAGTCCACCCTTTGCCCACCTTTTAAAACTGTAATTTTATTTCATATACTTTTTGTAatattcaaaataataataataataataataataataataataataataaaaaagtcTTTATGTTAATCTAATCTAagtactataataaaagaaaccaacgtttgcacacgtgtcattcattgaaagGAATCCAGAACTTGGTCATATGCTTAATGATCATCAAGACCATTTTGCCTTTCATTGAAGGTACAATCTGTTGCTAACTGCTAAAAATGGTTCTCAggtttgccactttagtccaaaactcaaacttttgaatctgggtccttGTGTTTTCAATTTTggtgtcattttcatccaaaatcaaaatttggTAAGGTTTTTCAGTTAAAATCCAGTTTTTTTGTTGTTTCTCCCTTTTattgaagggcaaaatggtcttttaacctTTTATATAACGAATTcaaaaatctgaccattttgtccttcattaaaatggaggaaaaagacaaaaaaactggatgttaaccgAAAAAATCTGACCATATTTTGATTTTGGATAAAAATgataacaaaattgaaaccacatggacccagattcaaaaggtttgagttttggactaaagtggaaaaagtgatcaaaccacaaggaccatatTGAGTTTTAATTATTCATTATTGTTACTGAAACTCTTAGGAGATTTTGGTGATTCATCTTACCAAGAAGTTGGAATTGTGTTAATTATTCATTTGTAGCATTTTAAATGGTAGAAACAATGGTGCTCAGGCGATTTGACTTTGTAAGACTTGAGTATATGGTAATCTTTTCAGTGTTCTCATCTCTAATATGAACATATTCACATCAACTTTAATATCTAACACATATTCAATTCGGGTTATTTCAAACTTTTGATATTTTCAGTTCTTCGGTTCTGATGAGAGGATAAAGGCTGTAAGAAAAATGACCATGGATGTCACTACGGATCAAAGAAAAGTAGCGTTGCGCCTCTTACTGCCTTACCAAAGATCCGATTTCAAGGGCATTTTCCGAGCAATGGATCAAAGAAAAGTAGCGCTGTGAGATCTTAGAGAGAGACTACAAAGATATAATGGTAAtcattatttaaaaaaagttagttTTCTACTTTGAAAAGCAATTGTGTTTAGATAATGGAAAATGTAACAATATCTTTGGTGCTCGGAGCACAGGATATCGAATTCACAGTTCAAGAAAACAGACTTTGAATGTTACAATGCCGGACAGGGAAACGTACCGGTAAAGATATAGTGAGAATTGTAGTAAAAATGGTGAACAGAGGGTTAATTGATACTTAAACGGCAGTTAAGTGGGTCGACATTCAACATCTAGATCAACTTCTTCATCCACAGGTACAATCTGTAGGCCTTCGAGTTATAGTAAATGGTGAAAACTGGCTCGGCTTGCAACGGGTCACTATTTAGTATAAACGACATCATTACAGTTATAACCCTTAATCAATTAACCAAGATTATAAGTTTAACAAAAATGGTCATTTTTGTACAGGTTCGTTCTTACGATAGTTGACTATGTGATTAGAGAAGGTGAATGGATTTCACTTAATGAATCAACTGGCAGGTAAAGACGAAATCGGTAAACAGCAATTGGCACGATAAGCACTGATTTAGAAACATTCATTTCATGGGCTAATAGAAGAAGCTGAAGATTCTTGTGAAGTTAACAGTCTAAAGAAGGTAGCAGATGAAAACTCAGTTTCGTCTCAAGATATGGATCTAGAACACAATTTGCACATCTCAGTGATGAAAATCAATGAAGTGTCTGATGTGAAACTAGAATCGGATGGCATCTCAAGCCAATCTGAAGAACTTAACAATCTAAAGGAGGATCTAGATGTTAATTTGAAAACTGATGAAGTATTTGATCTGAAACCAAAATCGGATGACATCCCAAGACCATGTGAGGGTGAGAATTTAGTGCAGAAAGTCGATTCTGGAGACGATTTAATGAGTGCAATGAAGGAACACAATTTTGTTGTGGTTCAAGAAGAACATTCTAAATACCTTCTTGAATCAGGTAAGAACTTTACTACACAGAAGTATGTTAGTTTAATGAACCAATATGTCAATATCAAATTAATGATACAGTTTCTACAGGGGATGATGCTGATATGTTAGCTACAGCCTTTAAGTACATGACTGAGGAAGTTGAAATGTCTGATGAGGTTGAAATGTCTGAGGAAGTTGAAGATAAATAGCCGATTTGTTGATCTCAGTGTGAATTTGCTGCTCGAGGTTTATTTAAAAACTGATTTTTAAAACCGGTTCGGTTTTTAAATGTCTGATGATGCTGATCTCATAACTGCCAAAAAAACTGGTCTGTAGAAAAACCGGTCTGCAGAAAATACGTGCAGAATCTGTAGGTAGTTTCGTCAGAAAAAAAAGGTTTGCGGAATTTGATTTTTGATGTTATTTGACCTAGCCGACTCTCTTAGTCTATCACCGGAGTCGCCTAATGAAGCTACGAGAGTCGAAAAAACtgcggtttgggggggggggggtttggtcGCAAAAATCTGCAGAGTTTTGGGTAGTTTATACATGAAAAAACTACAGAGTTTGGGCAATTTTTAGTCGAAACAACGTACGCAGTATTGGGGGATTTTTAGTCGCAAAAatctgcagatttttgggcagTTTTTACACGAAAAAGCATGCAGTTTTGGGCACTTTTTAGTCGAAAAAAAGGGGAGAGTTGTGGGGAGTTTT
Coding sequences:
- the LOC110927870 gene encoding uncharacterized protein LOC110927870: MDLEHNLHISVMKINEVSDVKLESDGISSQSEELNNLKEDLDVNLKTDEVFDLKPKSDDIPRPCEGENLVQKVDSGDDLMSAMKEHNFVVVQEEHSKYLLESVSTGDDADMLATAFKYMTEEVEMSDEVEMSEEVEDK